The following DNA comes from Tepidanaerobacter syntrophicus.
GGCAAAATCTGCTGGGAGGACTTTTAGCTGATGATATGGGGCTAGGTAAGACTTTGCAGGTAATAGCTTTTATGTGTTTTTTGAAGGATAATGATGCTTTAAGCCCATCCTTAGTAATTGCACCTTCCACACTACTTGATGTATGGGAAAGGGAAATAGGCAATTTTTCAAAAATAACCTCCGTCTATCAGCATCGAGGTCTTAATCGATATAAGAATATAGAAATGATAAAAAACTATGATGTAGTGCTTACTACATATGAAACGCTGGTAAAAGATCAGCTGATATTAGGACAAATCGACTGGCAGGTAGTAGCATGTGATGAGGCTCAGAAGATAAAAAACAGTACGACATTAAGCACCATAGCTGTTAAGGCTTTAAAAGCAAAGACCAAACTTGCCGTTACCGGTACGCCTGTGGAAAATAATCTGGGAGAATTATGGTGTATAGTAGATTTTGTGCAGCCGGGGCTGCTGAATAGTTATAACGAATTTAGGAACCGTTTTCAAAAACCTATTGAAAACAATATAGAAAAAGGTGATCGCTCAAGACAAGCAAGAGATGAACTTTTAAATACAATAAAGCCGGTATATATCAGAAGAGAAAAAGAGGATATTTTAGATTTGCCGAAAAAACACGAGCATTCTTTAGCGGTAGATCTCTCATCTGTTCAAGAAAAGATTTACAGCTGCCTTATACAAGAATATAAGGCAGGCAGAAAAGAACAAAAAGGCATGGCTCTGGCAGTAATTCAGAAACTTATTCAAGTTTGTGCTCATCCTCGCTTAGTATCAGGAAATGAATTAGTTTCTACAAAGCAGTTAATTGATGAATCAGGTAAGCTGAAACTTACATTGAATATATTAGATGAGATACAGCAGCGGGGAGAAAAAGCTGTAATTTTTACCCATTACAAAAAAATGCAGGCAATACTCAAAAAGGTTTTATTAGATAAATATGGTATAAATTGTTCAGTAATAAATGGAGATGTTAAGCAAAACAGGATACAAATAATCGACCACTTTCAAAACACTCCTGGTTTTTCCGTGATAATTCTCTCCACAAGAGCTGCCGGACTTGGCATAACTATCACTGAGGCAAACAACGTAATCCATTATACCCGAAGCTGGAACCCTGCGGTAGAAAATCAAGCTACTGATAGGGTATACCGAATAGGACAGAAAAGAGATGTAAATATATATTACCCGATTTCCGTAAGCAGCCGCGGAAGTACAGTAGATGAAAGGCTAGATGAGATATTGCAGCAAAAGCGCATTTTGGCACGTGATATCGTAATTCCCTCCAAATATATCAAAGTTGGAAAACAAGATATCGAATACCTACTGCAAGATGCATACAGCTTTGAAAAGTAAAAATCTGTAGGTAGATTATTCGTTAAAAAGCCAATAAAAAATGTTATAATTAACATATAAGGGCTATATTCCCACTGAAAGTTTGTAATTCAAATTATTTCTAATTGAGGTGATGGATTTGAAAAAATTTAATTTCACAATTCTTATAGAAAAGGACGAAGATGGATTATATATAGCATCAGTGCCTGCATTGAGAGGATGTCATACACAAGCTAAAACCGTTGAAGAATTGCTGCCAAGAATAAAAGAGGCTATAGAGCTTTATCTAGAAGTGAATAACAGCGAAGTTACAACAAATGAATTCATCGGTGTTCAGCAGGTAGAGGTTTCTATATGAGTAAATTAAGTATTATTTCATCAGTGGAGATGATACAAATCCTTAAGATCTTAGGGTTTGAGGAGATCCGGCAAAAAGGCAGTCACAAATTCTTTAGACACAAAGACGGAAGAACAACTATAGTTCCATTCCATGGAGAAGATCTGGGAAGAGGCTTAATAAGAAAAATATTAAGTGATATAGAAATTTCTGTTGACGAATATGAGGCACTTAGAAAATCATGATTTTGAATATTTGGGAACGGAGGTGTATTATTTACTC
Coding sequences within:
- a CDS encoding type II toxin-antitoxin system HicB family antitoxin — its product is MDLKKFNFTILIEKDEDGLYIASVPALRGCHTQAKTVEELLPRIKEAIELYLEVNNSEVTTNEFIGVQQVEVSI
- a CDS encoding type II toxin-antitoxin system HicA family toxin translates to MSKLSIISSVEMIQILKILGFEEIRQKGSHKFFRHKDGRTTIVPFHGEDLGRGLIRKILSDIEISVDEYEALRKS